In the genome of Kitasatospora cathayae, one region contains:
- a CDS encoding FAD-binding protein: protein MSRPGLSRRALITGVGAAVLGWNTTTRTWATTPDPGVAELPALDGTVTLNGEDLERFAGDFGHLITAAPRAVARPTSVRDVQRIVAFARHHRIPVAVNGQSGDAALLGRSGLESHSSYGQANPRGGIAIDARGLDTIVSVRPGEAVVQAGATWAQLTDAALAKGWIPPALTDYLHLSVGGTLSVGGIGGAVQHHGLQTDTVRELQVVTGTGELVTASRKNNRELFEAVLAGGGQAGIIVQATLALVPARERSTVFTLAYDDLDTYLTDQQKILADGRFDLQVGNVVRSSDGKRWRYAAELVAYGDTGRAGESEELLAGLNPVAGETTVVEQSWREYAFRVDAFAAYLRTAGFWGLPKPWLSLFLPASTAGVFMREAADVLTAADLGAGLLLFYPYARHKITTPLAVLPTEEVGWHFDLLAFPAPGADTTRMLERNRHLYERAVELGGKRYLIGAIPGMARADWIRHYGQQWERVRRAKRRYDPAGILTPGQNIHTT from the coding sequence ATGAGCAGGCCAGGACTGTCCCGCCGCGCCCTGATCACCGGCGTCGGCGCCGCCGTACTCGGGTGGAACACCACCACCCGCACCTGGGCCACCACACCGGACCCAGGCGTCGCCGAACTGCCCGCCCTGGACGGCACGGTGACCCTGAACGGCGAAGACCTGGAACGGTTCGCCGGCGACTTCGGACACCTGATCACCGCCGCACCCCGCGCCGTGGCACGCCCCACCTCCGTACGGGACGTGCAGCGCATCGTCGCATTCGCCCGGCACCACCGCATCCCGGTGGCCGTCAACGGACAGAGCGGCGACGCGGCGCTTCTCGGGCGCTCCGGACTCGAATCGCACTCCAGCTACGGTCAGGCCAACCCGCGCGGCGGCATCGCCATCGACGCCCGTGGCCTGGACACGATCGTCTCCGTCCGCCCCGGCGAGGCCGTGGTGCAAGCCGGCGCCACCTGGGCGCAGCTGACCGACGCCGCACTCGCCAAGGGCTGGATACCGCCAGCGCTGACGGACTACCTGCACCTGTCGGTGGGCGGGACACTGAGCGTGGGCGGCATCGGCGGCGCAGTGCAGCACCACGGCCTGCAAACCGACACGGTGCGCGAGCTGCAGGTGGTGACCGGCACCGGTGAACTGGTGACGGCCTCCCGGAAGAACAACCGGGAACTGTTCGAGGCGGTACTGGCCGGCGGCGGACAGGCGGGAATCATCGTGCAGGCGACCCTGGCACTGGTGCCGGCGCGCGAACGCTCCACCGTGTTCACCCTCGCCTACGACGACCTGGACACCTACCTCACCGACCAACAGAAGATCCTGGCCGACGGCCGCTTCGACCTGCAGGTCGGCAACGTGGTGCGCAGCTCGGACGGAAAGCGGTGGCGGTACGCCGCAGAACTGGTGGCCTACGGGGACACCGGACGCGCGGGGGAAAGCGAGGAGCTCCTGGCGGGGCTGAACCCGGTGGCAGGTGAGACGACGGTGGTGGAACAGAGCTGGCGCGAGTACGCGTTCCGGGTCGACGCCTTCGCCGCGTACCTGCGGACGGCGGGCTTCTGGGGCCTGCCCAAGCCATGGCTGAGCCTGTTCCTGCCCGCGTCCACGGCGGGAGTGTTCATGCGGGAAGCAGCCGACGTCCTGACCGCCGCGGACCTCGGCGCCGGACTGCTGCTGTTCTACCCCTACGCGCGCCACAAGATCACCACACCACTGGCAGTGCTGCCCACCGAGGAGGTGGGCTGGCACTTCGACCTGCTCGCCTTCCCCGCACCCGGCGCGGACACCACCCGGATGCTGGAACGCAACCGGCACCTGTACGAACGGGCCGTCGAGCTGGGCGGCAAACGCTACCTGATCGGCGCGATCCCCGGGATGGCCCGGGCGGACTGGATCCGCCACTACGGGCAGCAGTGGGAACGAGTGCGACGGGCCAAGCGGCGCTACGACCCGGCGGGAATCCTCACCCCGGGCCAGAACATCCACACCACCTGA